Below is a genomic region from Fusobacterium nucleatum.
AAGGAAATATGAAACCTCTATTTTGGGTAAAAGCTAAAAAACTTATGATATTCTCTGGTCTAGCTAATCCTTTAAATTTTGAAAAAACAGTAATTTCATTGGCACCAGCTTATATAGAAAGATTAGACTTTAAAGATCATCATAATTTTAAAACTAAAGACATTGCTTTAATTAGAAAGAAAGCTGAAAAAATGGATGCCGATTATATACTTACAACTGAAAAAGATTTAGTTAAATTGCCAGATAATTTGAACATTAGTAATTTATATGTATTGAAAATTGAATTTACAATGTTGGAAGATAATACATTAAAAGATATGAAAGGGTAATATCTATGAAAAAAGATAGTAAAGTTGAATTTCTAAGAGAAAAAAATTTAGAAAAAGCTATTGAACTTATAAAGGAAAAAGGAAAATTTACAATTCTTTCTGAATATTCTACTTTTTTTGATATGAGAACATATTTTAAAGTAAATGAAGATGGAGATATATTTCAAAAGTCATATAATCCTATAACTCTACTTTATTTGTTTTGCGATAATGAAAAAAATTTAGCTGAATATCTTTTTAAATATTCATACCCAGAAGAAAAACAAAATATTAAAAAAATTGATAGAGCAAGTAACTTAGATATAGAAACTTTAAAGAAAAATTTAATGAAAACCTTAGTTAATTCCCATTTAGATTTCTCTAAAACCTTTGCAAAAGAATTATTTTTAAGGGATAAGAAATCTTTTTTTGAAGTTATGTATAGCTTTTCTTTAATGGGAAATCCAAAAGATTTAAAATTATTTTTTGTTTATGCCTTAGAAGAAATTTTTTCTATAATTAACTATGATGAAAATATTTTCTATATCATAATTGCATACTTAACTAAATTTAGAGATGATTATTCCACTTATATGGAAGCTGCTGAAAATAACCTAAGCCTTGATAACTCAAATTATTCTGATGATAAAAAATTTTATATAAATATTTTTGAAAAAGTTTTAAAAAAATATAACTTAAAAAATGAAAATAGATTTAAAATAAGCTTGTATAAATATTTTAAAAAAGATTTTACTTTAAATCAAGATTTAAAAAATATTCTTATGGAGAAAATGATATGAAAATAGCTATCTATGGTGGAAGTTTTAATCCAATGCATATAGGACATGAAAAAATTGTTGACTATGTCTTAAAGAATTTAGATATGGATAAGATAATAATAATTCCTGTTGGTATTCCCTCACATAGAGAAAATAATTTAGAGCAGTCTAACACAAGATTAAAAATTTGTAGAGAAATTTTTAAAAATAATAAAAAAGTTGAAATTTCAGATATTGAAATAAAAAGTGAAGGAAAATCTTATACCTATGATACTCTTTTAAAATTAATTAAAATCTACGGTAAAGATAATGAATTTTTTGAAATTATAGGAGAGGATTCATTAAAAAATTTAAAAACTTGGAAAAATTACAAGGAATTATTAAATTTATGTAAGTTTATTGTCTTTAGAAGAAAAGATGATAAAAATACTGAAATTGATAGTGAATTTTTAAATAATAAAAATATTATTATTTTAGAAAATGAATATTATAATATATCCTCAACTGAAATTAGAAATAAGGTTAAAAATAAAAAAGATATTTCAGGACTTGTAAATAAAAAAGTTAAAAAATTAATTGAAAAAGAATATATAGATTAAATTAAAAATGAGAGTCATTGTAAAATTTGTAATAACTCTCATTTATTTTATAAATTTGTATATTTAATTTTCCCTTTAACCATAGTCATACAAACTTTATAGTCTTTATTTAAAACAACTAAATCAGCATCTTTACCTTCCTTTAAAATTCCAGTATTTAATTTAAATTCTTTTGCAGCATTAGTTGAAGTCATTTTAAAAGCATCAGTTATGCTATAACCTAATTCTATTAAATTTTTAAAAGCTATATCCATTCTTAATACACTACCTGCTAATGCATTATTTGAAACAAGTCTTGCCTGTCCATCTTTTACATTAACATCAAGTTCTCCTAATTTATATTGCCCTTCTGCTAAACCTGTTGCAGACATAGAATCTGTAATACAAACTATTTTATCCACACCTTTTATTTTTATAAGAGTTCTTACTGCTTCTGGATGAACATGCACTTTATCAAAAATAATTTCTGCCATAATATTATCAGAATTGAATACTGCACCAACAACTCCCGGTTCTCTATGAGTAAAACCTTTCATTCCATTATAAGTATGAGTGGCATGAGAAAGTCCATAATCTACTGCTTTCATAACAGCCTCATAACTTGCCCCTGAATGCCCAACAGATACAATAACTCCTCTATCAGCTAAAAATTTTATAGCTTCTAAATTTTCTTGATTATGAGGAGATATTGAAAATAATTTTATAAGTCCATCTTTTACTAATAAATATTCTTCAAGTTCCTCTATTCCGGCAGGTTTCATATATTTATCATTTTGAGCTCCTTTATATTCAATAGCAAAATAAGGTCCTTCCATATGTACTCCAAAAATATTTGCACCTTCAATATCTTTATTTTGTAAATTAGCAACAACTTTCAAAACATCTTTTAAAATCTCTTTTGTACTTGTTAAAGTTGTGGCTAAAAAATTTGCAGTTCCTTCTTTAACTAAATAACTAGAAATTTTTCTTAAAGCTTCTTCACTGCCATCCATTGCATCAGCACCATCAGCACCATGTGTATGAACATCTATAAAGGCAGGCCCTAAGTATTTACCTTCTAAGTCTATAACTTCATCAAAAGTAAATTCAGATAGATTATCATTATCTGTAAAAATTTTTTCTATTTTATTTTCAAAAATTAAAATAGAACCATTAATCAATTTATTTTCTAAAACTAACTTTGCATTTTTTAATAAAACTTTTTTCATTTTTCATCACCTTTTAAGATTTTATAGTAAAATTTAAAATAAATCAATAATTATTATTGACAAATTTACAGTAGAACAGATAAAATGTAAAAGCAATAAAAGTTATAAGTAATTTATGGAGGGAAAAATGATATATGCTAAATTAAAAAATATCAAAACTTACAAAGGTATTAATAAGAATTTAGATAAAGCAATAGATTTTATTATAGAAAAAAAATATTTGAATGCAAGTTTTGGAAAAAATATTATAGAAGGAGATACTATATATTTTAATTGCCCTGAAAAACCTCTAACAAGGGAAAACACAGATTTAGAATTAGAATATCATAAAAAATATATAGATATTCATATTGTTCTTGAAGGAGAAGAAAACATTGTTTACACTCCATTTGAAGATTGTATAGAAACTCAAAGTTATAATATTGAAGGAGATTATGGACTTCTAAAAGGAAAAGCACAAGTTGAATTTATAATGAATCCTAAAAATTTTCTTCTTTTTTTTCCAGAAGAACCTCATTTAGCACTTTTAAAGGTTGATACACCAAAAGAGATAAAAAAAATAATATTTAAAGTAGAGATGTAAATATAAAATACTATTATAAAAATAAAAGATACAATTTTTATAAAAATGTACAATTTAGATACAAAATTATTTGACATTTTAGTATAGATAAGATAATATATATTTGTATATTACAAGATTAATATTGGAGGTTGGAAAAATGAAAAAAATTTGGAAATTACTTATGCTTGTATCACTTATATTTCTTTTAATTAGTTGTGGAAAGAAAAAGGAAGAAAAACCTTTAATAATGGGGTTATCTCCAATAGCTAACTCAGAAAAATTGATTGAAGATGCTGCACCATTACATAAGATGTTAGGTGATGAAATTGGTAGACCTGTTGAAGGTTTTATTGCAACAAATTACATAGGAGTTGTAGAAGCATTGGGTACAGGAACTATTGATTTTGCATTAATTCCACCTTTTGCATATATTTTGGCAAATAAAAAGAATGGAACAGAAGCATTACTTACAAGTGTAAATAAACATGATGAACCCGGTTATTATTCTGTTTTACTTGTAAGAACTGACAGTGGTATAGAAAAAGTTGAAGATTTAAAAGGAAAAAAAGTTGCCTTTGTAGATCCTTCATCAACTTCTGGATATATTTTCCCAGCAGTAATATTAATGGATCATGGAATAAATGTGGAACAAGATATTACTTATCAATTTGCTGGTGGACATGATAAAGCACTACAATTATTAATAAATGGTGATGTGGATGCTATTGGAACTTATGAAAGTGCTATTACAAAATTTGCTAAAGAATTTCCAGAAATAGCTGAAAAAGTAAAAGTTTTACAAAAAAGTGATTTAATCCCTGGAATAACTTTGGTTGTTTCATCTAAGGTTGATGATGCAACAAAACAAAAAATTAAAGATGCTTTCTTAAAAGTTACTTCTACAAACGAAGGACAAGAATTAACTCTTAAATTATTTGGTATAAAAGGTTTTGAAGAAGCTAATGTAGACAATTATAAACTTATTGAAGATAAACTTAATAAAATGGGAATAGATATTGAAAAAATAAAATAATTTAATTTATATTTAATATATAGAGGGCTATTGCAAATTTATATATGGTAATGTGACTAAAAATAAGTGAAATTGCATTCTAAATTTTAGCTTAAAAATTGAAGGAATTGAGCCGAGCAAATCTTGGTGTGTTTGAGCAAAGCGAGTTTACCAAATTTGCAGCGAATGTCAATTTTTCAGTGTTAAGAAATTTAGCTAGCAATGAACTATTTTTGGCACATTTATTATTTGCAATAGCTTCTTTTTATCAAAATATTTAAGGGAGGTGTCAACTTGGAAACAATTATAGAAG
It encodes:
- a CDS encoding YhcH/YjgK/YiaL family protein; amino-acid sequence: MIYAKLKNIKTYKGINKNLDKAIDFIIEKKYLNASFGKNIIEGDTIYFNCPEKPLTRENTDLELEYHKKYIDIHIVLEGEENIVYTPFEDCIETQSYNIEGDYGLLKGKAQVEFIMNPKNFLLFFPEEPHLALLKVDTPKEIKKIIFKVEM
- a CDS encoding phosphate/phosphite/phosphonate ABC transporter substrate-binding protein, giving the protein MKKIWKLLMLVSLIFLLISCGKKKEEKPLIMGLSPIANSEKLIEDAAPLHKMLGDEIGRPVEGFIATNYIGVVEALGTGTIDFALIPPFAYILANKKNGTEALLTSVNKHDEPGYYSVLLVRTDSGIEKVEDLKGKKVAFVDPSSTSGYIFPAVILMDHGINVEQDITYQFAGGHDKALQLLINGDVDAIGTYESAITKFAKEFPEIAEKVKVLQKSDLIPGITLVVSSKVDDATKQKIKDAFLKVTSTNEGQELTLKLFGIKGFEEANVDNYKLIEDKLNKMGIDIEKIK
- the nadD gene encoding nicotinate (nicotinamide) nucleotide adenylyltransferase gives rise to the protein MKIAIYGGSFNPMHIGHEKIVDYVLKNLDMDKIIIIPVGIPSHRENNLEQSNTRLKICREIFKNNKKVEISDIEIKSEGKSYTYDTLLKLIKIYGKDNEFFEIIGEDSLKNLKTWKNYKELLNLCKFIVFRRKDDKNTEIDSEFLNNKNIIILENEYYNISSTEIRNKVKNKKDISGLVNKKVKKLIEKEYID
- the nagA gene encoding N-acetylglucosamine-6-phosphate deacetylase, giving the protein MKKVLLKNAKLVLENKLINGSILIFENKIEKIFTDNDNLSEFTFDEVIDLEGKYLGPAFIDVHTHGADGADAMDGSEEALRKISSYLVKEGTANFLATTLTSTKEILKDVLKVVANLQNKDIEGANIFGVHMEGPYFAIEYKGAQNDKYMKPAGIEELEEYLLVKDGLIKLFSISPHNQENLEAIKFLADRGVIVSVGHSGASYEAVMKAVDYGLSHATHTYNGMKGFTHREPGVVGAVFNSDNIMAEIIFDKVHVHPEAVRTLIKIKGVDKIVCITDSMSATGLAEGQYKLGELDVNVKDGQARLVSNNALAGSVLRMDIAFKNLIELGYSITDAFKMTSTNAAKEFKLNTGILKEGKDADLVVLNKDYKVCMTMVKGKIKYTNL